A DNA window from Citrobacter tructae contains the following coding sequences:
- a CDS encoding T6SS immunity protein Tli4 family protein has protein sequence MKKLPLGWFIPLAMVLLAAGFYIHNYVTFVHTPPALTDKEKRMVDTLFATTKAQCVGRYVFEVPASFENTLTDRAQINEVRISSQRLYRPAFEQRIQLREKALENSHTVDVVDQPFLKQVYRLSDNAVIFDRNENESVPGFGRVLEGHLYVDGVAFILNSEIRDVSDPKYKQDRIEYLNSGMREDQLNNKPQKLAELQDLMSRLSGRKNDEIPTQPGTCISEGFIRDGSEKPKEDITFVYPHNSVFSFVVWSNNALKESSTMLERSDEIQPYLTGINARTLRKGKVQIAGFDSSEWLNTAPSEKFPENPSAQLLFTAVANEKTADFRHPNLDLTLSNHALPAPAYSDAELVDIWDRITHTFRIRNNAF, from the coding sequence CACACGCCTCCGGCGTTAACGGACAAGGAAAAACGTATGGTCGATACTCTGTTTGCCACCACCAAAGCCCAGTGCGTGGGGCGCTATGTTTTTGAGGTGCCAGCCTCTTTTGAAAACACCCTGACGGATCGTGCTCAGATTAATGAGGTTCGCATCAGCAGCCAGCGGCTCTACCGCCCGGCGTTTGAACAGCGTATCCAGCTGCGGGAGAAGGCACTGGAAAACAGCCATACCGTCGATGTAGTCGATCAGCCTTTTCTCAAGCAGGTGTACCGGCTGAGTGATAATGCGGTGATATTTGACCGTAATGAAAATGAGAGTGTGCCGGGTTTTGGGCGCGTTCTGGAAGGTCATCTGTACGTTGATGGGGTGGCGTTCATACTGAACTCCGAAATCAGAGATGTATCGGATCCCAAATACAAGCAGGACCGCATTGAGTATCTGAATTCAGGGATGAGAGAAGATCAACTTAACAATAAACCTCAGAAACTGGCTGAGTTACAGGATTTGATGTCCCGTCTGAGCGGGAGAAAAAACGATGAAATCCCGACGCAACCGGGAACCTGTATTTCAGAAGGGTTTATCCGCGACGGGAGCGAGAAGCCGAAGGAAGATATTACCTTTGTCTATCCGCATAATTCGGTCTTTTCTTTTGTTGTCTGGAGCAATAACGCCTTAAAAGAAAGTTCAACTATGCTGGAGCGAAGCGATGAAATTCAGCCTTATCTGACTGGAATTAATGCGCGGACATTGCGTAAGGGGAAAGTACAGATAGCGGGTTTTGATAGCAGCGAATGGCTTAACACTGCCCCGTCAGAAAAATTTCCAGAGAACCCATCTGCCCAGTTATTGTTTACTGCGGTAGCTAATGAGAAAACAGCGGATTTCAGGCATCCAAATCTTGACCTGACATTAAGCAATCATGCCCTTCCAGCGCCGGCTTACAGTGATGCTGAACTGGTCGATATATGGGATCGTATCACCCACACTTTCCGTATCAGGAATAATGCATTCTGA